One Mycolicibacterium pulveris genomic region harbors:
- a CDS encoding phthiotriol/phenolphthiotriol dimycocerosates methyltransferase, producing MIEQIYRPVVTKVVNFSHRHLGKVIGKYGYSLVTRRLGTDEVLFLNWGYEEDPPMNLPLDPSDEPDRLCIQLYHRVAAQTDLEGKRVLEVSCGHGGAASYITRTMRPASYTGLDLNPAGIEFCKRRHQLPGLSFVQGDAENLPFPDESFDAVINVEAAHLYPNYRRFLAEVVRVLAPGGHFLYADLRDRAGIPEWEAALRDSSLQLVSEEEINKQVLRGLEMNSPRYQELINRHAPKLLRRFGRDVAVTKGSPLYEEVERGDLSYRLYCLVKN from the coding sequence ATGATTGAGCAAATTTACCGACCGGTGGTCACCAAGGTCGTCAACTTCTCGCACCGACACCTCGGGAAGGTCATCGGTAAGTACGGGTACAGCCTGGTGACCCGGCGGCTCGGTACCGACGAAGTCCTCTTCCTCAACTGGGGATATGAGGAAGATCCGCCGATGAATCTGCCGCTGGACCCCTCGGACGAGCCCGACCGGCTCTGCATTCAGCTCTACCACCGGGTGGCGGCGCAGACCGATCTTGAAGGCAAACGGGTGCTGGAGGTCAGTTGCGGTCACGGCGGCGCCGCCTCCTACATCACGCGCACCATGCGCCCGGCGTCCTACACCGGTCTGGATCTCAACCCGGCGGGCATCGAGTTCTGTAAGCGCAGGCACCAACTGCCCGGATTGTCGTTCGTGCAGGGCGATGCCGAGAACCTGCCGTTTCCCGACGAGAGCTTCGACGCGGTCATCAACGTCGAAGCGGCGCACCTCTACCCCAACTACCGTCGGTTCTTGGCCGAAGTCGTCAGGGTGCTCGCGCCAGGCGGGCACTTCCTCTACGCCGATCTCCGTGATCGGGCCGGTATTCCGGAATGGGAAGCCGCACTTAGGGATTCGTCGCTGCAGCTGGTGTCGGAAGAGGAGATCAACAAGCAGGTGCTGCGCGGGCTCGAAATGAACTCGCCGCGCTACCAGGAGCTGATCAACCGGCATGCGCCGAAGCTGTTGCGCAGGTTCGGCCGTGACGTCGCCGTCACCAAGGGCTCCCCGCTGTACGAAGAGGTCGAACGGGGCGACCTGTCTTACCGGCTGTACTGCTTGGTCAAGAACTAG
- a CDS encoding condensation domain-containing protein, with protein sequence MRFGDAQPESRSGLPASGDPTVDNTLAYMDQASYLWVRVSGHVHGIQCTWVYPRDVDLDGLRRLRDNLAYGLLGRRVEPSPFPFGRHRWVACHEAPEIDIAEPARARTAVAEWVDERAQVPVDPEFGPGWHLGVLPIENYGGAVSLVASHTVVDGLGLCLAVADAAKGVRHDFGYPPPGSRARRQAWTEDARRAARDLPRVARALGATVKLGVRDLPDLVKQRPARPRRSREPDRPAVVPTATVYIDLADWDACAERLHGTSNALIAGFAAQLGRRFGRVRAADNFVTLSYPVNDRTENDLRANAIKGIDFAVDPGPVTSDLRDMRNTIKQALVEGMGKFKDFERVFPLVPMVPTGLVKKVPLGAMNSADLQVGCSNLGELDPAVAYADGTEAETVSFRMVEQNLTTKSPELAGGELNLGTGRINGKLFLNIRAYQPGGDNSRQKLRELVAATLADFDLTGVIE encoded by the coding sequence GTGAGGTTCGGCGATGCCCAACCCGAGTCGAGATCCGGCCTCCCCGCCAGCGGTGACCCCACGGTCGACAACACGTTGGCCTACATGGACCAGGCGTCATATCTGTGGGTACGGGTCAGCGGCCACGTCCACGGTATCCAGTGCACGTGGGTGTATCCACGCGACGTCGACCTCGACGGATTGCGCCGGCTGCGCGACAACCTCGCCTACGGCCTGTTGGGACGCCGGGTCGAGCCGTCCCCGTTTCCGTTCGGACGACACCGCTGGGTGGCGTGCCACGAGGCGCCGGAGATCGACATCGCCGAACCGGCCCGCGCGCGTACCGCGGTCGCGGAGTGGGTCGACGAACGCGCACAGGTGCCAGTCGACCCGGAGTTCGGTCCGGGTTGGCACCTCGGGGTCCTTCCGATCGAGAACTATGGCGGGGCGGTCAGTTTGGTGGCCTCCCACACCGTGGTCGACGGGCTCGGCCTGTGTCTTGCGGTCGCGGACGCGGCCAAGGGGGTACGGCACGACTTCGGTTATCCACCGCCGGGTTCTCGCGCCAGAAGGCAAGCCTGGACGGAGGATGCCCGCCGGGCCGCACGCGACCTACCGCGAGTCGCCCGCGCGCTCGGCGCCACGGTGAAGCTGGGGGTTCGCGACCTGCCCGACCTCGTCAAGCAGAGGCCCGCGCGGCCCCGTCGCAGCCGCGAGCCCGACCGGCCGGCAGTGGTGCCCACCGCGACCGTCTACATCGATCTGGCCGACTGGGACGCCTGCGCCGAGCGGCTGCACGGCACGAGCAACGCGCTCATCGCCGGGTTCGCGGCGCAGCTGGGACGGCGATTCGGGCGGGTGCGCGCCGCAGACAACTTCGTCACCTTGTCGTATCCGGTCAACGACCGCACCGAAAACGACTTGCGCGCCAACGCGATCAAGGGCATCGACTTCGCCGTCGATCCCGGCCCGGTGACGTCGGACCTTCGCGACATGCGCAACACGATCAAGCAGGCGCTCGTCGAGGGGATGGGCAAGTTCAAGGACTTCGAGCGCGTCTTCCCGCTGGTTCCGATGGTCCCCACAGGGTTGGTGAAGAAGGTGCCGCTGGGCGCGATGAACTCCGCTGACCTGCAGGTCGGCTGCTCGAACCTCGGTGAACTCGACCCTGCGGTGGCCTATGCCGACGGCACCGAAGCCGAGACCGTCTCGTTTCGGATGGTGGAGCAGAACCTGACGACAAAAAGCCCCGAACTCGCCGGGGGCGAGCTCAATTTGGGAACCGGGAGAATCAACGGCAAGCTCTTCCTCAATATCCGCGCCTACCAGCCGGGCGGCGACAACTCGCGACAAAAACTGCGTGAACTCGTCGCTGCCACGCTTGCCGACTTCGACCTGACCGGCGTCATCGAATAG
- a CDS encoding glycosyltransferase: MRFVVAVHGTRGDIEPCAAVSLELLRRGHDVRLAVPPNLVSFVARAGLPPAVAYGVDSQQQLDADIFRKYWKIQNPLTALRELREYITQGWAEMSATLTPLAEGADLILTGTTYQEVAANVAEYYGIPLAAFHYFPARANSQALPLPLPSQLVRPVWAVAEWAHWRALKEADDAQRRDLGLPKSTVRAARRIVEGGALEIQAYDEVFFPRLSEEWGGRRPLIGSLTVELGADTDDEVASWIAAGTPPIYFGFGSMPVQSPDDAIAMITDVCAELGERALIATGVWELSESTLNAQGDHVKLVNAVNHAAMFPLCRAVVHHGGSGTTAAGVRAGVPTLILWVGADQPVWAAQVKRLEVGAGLRFSRTTRDSLLDALRTILKPNYLARARDVATQMTKPAASVCAAADLLEKAARTIR, from the coding sequence ATGAGGTTCGTGGTCGCGGTCCACGGGACCCGTGGCGACATCGAGCCCTGCGCGGCTGTCAGCCTGGAGCTGCTTCGCCGCGGACACGACGTGCGCCTGGCCGTTCCGCCCAACCTCGTCTCGTTTGTCGCCAGGGCAGGCCTGCCGCCGGCGGTTGCCTACGGGGTGGACTCGCAACAACAGCTCGACGCCGACATCTTCCGCAAGTACTGGAAGATTCAGAACCCGCTGACCGCGCTGCGGGAGCTCAGGGAGTACATCACCCAGGGCTGGGCCGAGATGAGCGCGACGCTGACGCCCCTTGCCGAGGGGGCTGATCTGATCCTCACCGGCACGACGTACCAGGAGGTCGCGGCCAACGTCGCCGAGTATTACGGCATCCCGTTGGCGGCCTTCCATTATTTCCCGGCCCGCGCCAACAGCCAAGCCCTTCCGCTGCCGTTGCCGTCCCAATTGGTCCGACCCGTATGGGCGGTGGCCGAGTGGGCGCACTGGCGCGCGCTGAAGGAGGCAGATGACGCGCAACGACGCGATCTTGGTCTGCCGAAGTCGACCGTGCGTGCGGCGCGACGCATCGTGGAGGGCGGGGCACTGGAGATCCAGGCCTACGACGAGGTGTTCTTCCCACGCCTGTCCGAGGAATGGGGCGGTCGCCGGCCGTTGATCGGCTCGTTGACGGTGGAGCTGGGGGCAGACACCGACGACGAGGTGGCGTCCTGGATCGCCGCGGGCACGCCGCCGATCTATTTCGGGTTCGGCAGCATGCCGGTGCAGTCTCCGGATGACGCCATCGCGATGATCACCGACGTCTGCGCCGAGCTCGGCGAGCGGGCGCTGATCGCCACGGGCGTCTGGGAGCTCAGCGAATCCACGCTCAACGCGCAGGGTGACCACGTCAAGCTCGTGAACGCCGTCAACCACGCGGCGATGTTTCCCCTTTGTCGCGCGGTCGTCCACCACGGCGGTTCGGGAACCACTGCCGCCGGGGTGCGGGCGGGGGTACCCACGTTGATTCTGTGGGTGGGCGCCGATCAGCCGGTGTGGGCCGCTCAGGTCAAGCGATTGGAAGTCGGTGCGGGACTACGCTTTTCGCGCACAACGCGCGATTCGCTGCTCGACGCCCTCCGGACCATCCTTAAGCCCAACTACCTCGCCCGCGCACGTGACGTGGCCACTCAGATGACCAAACCCGCCGCGAGCGTCTGCGCTGCAGCCGATCTGCTCGAAAAGGCAGCCCGCACTATTCGATGA
- a CDS encoding MMPL/RND family transporter: MIAAWLVLVGTLLLSVPPLLEVAARKPPPLLPESSEVLAAGDAMQDAFDEAGAGNAAIVVLTNKNGLTKRDEQTYRTLVERLNADTEHVIGTQDFISIPELRPVMTSEDNKAWQLPASLHGTMGLADGQKAYSGFREIVDEVTAGTTLTPHMVGGAATLEDLNEYGVRDQHVVEIATVLIVLTILILVYRNVVAMIMPLLMIAVSLGVAQAAVAGLGDLGLLGLGPQTLVLMTAVMIGAGVDYAIFLFTRYHEYIRTGLSSDEAVISALGSIGKVIAGSAGTTALAFYGLAFTQLAVFSTVGPALSVTVIVGFLASITLLPAMVTLVGRRGWVKPRKDLTGPWWRRSGQHIVRRPLTHLAASLVILIALAACASLITYNYDDRKNLPADAESNLGYDALAEHFPVSSTVPQFLFIQSSKNLRSPRALAIMEEMAHRISQLPDIDMVRGITRPTGQVIEQAKATYQAGEVGSKLGQASDLITENDANLDLLAGGSHKLADTLDQLRDSVVGGVITVRPLVNALAAMQQQFGGSKTLDEIDKTATLVENMRSLGEAIGVNTTRITDIHAWATPMVNALNANPACDVDPGCVASRQDLRELTAPENAATVQRIAELGRELEGTEGTQTLDETLRSVSESMETATDAARQLGMDKPGNVAQQLATVEQGANLLADSSRALAIGTQLLVNQTKVMGGGLDQASAFLEAMRRDSADPPMSGFHIPPQILTQPEFQKAASLFISPDGHSARFLVQTALDPFGTEAMDQVAEVIDAAESARPNTILADADISMVGFSSVQNEIRGYYSGDVKLIMIFTLVVVFVVLILLLRSLIAPLYLVGTVVLSYLSALGIGVVFFQFILGQDMAWSVPGMTFLVLVAVGADYNLLLISRIRDEAHLGMGPAVVRTIGATGGVITSAGLIFAASMFGLTFSSLAALVQVGFVIGVGLLLDTFVVRTVTVPAIAVLLGNLNWWPSKPPALVKKDDQQPPQPPEEPPTEVLSTVPAESMARRSVGARRPTRTTGRFAKPHRSPARPVGSGVTY; encoded by the coding sequence GTGATTGCTGCCTGGCTGGTCCTGGTGGGCACCCTGCTGTTGTCGGTGCCCCCGTTGCTGGAGGTGGCGGCCAGGAAGCCGCCCCCATTGTTGCCGGAGAGCTCCGAGGTGCTGGCCGCCGGCGACGCCATGCAGGACGCGTTCGACGAGGCAGGCGCGGGAAACGCCGCGATCGTCGTCCTGACGAACAAGAACGGGCTGACCAAACGAGACGAGCAGACCTACCGGACGCTGGTGGAACGGCTCAACGCCGACACCGAGCACGTGATCGGGACGCAGGACTTCATCAGCATTCCCGAACTGCGTCCGGTGATGACCAGCGAGGACAATAAGGCCTGGCAGCTGCCCGCCAGCCTGCACGGCACGATGGGCCTCGCTGACGGCCAGAAGGCCTACTCCGGGTTCCGCGAAATCGTCGACGAAGTCACCGCGGGCACCACGCTCACGCCGCACATGGTCGGCGGCGCCGCGACGCTGGAAGACCTCAACGAATACGGCGTCCGCGATCAACACGTCGTCGAGATCGCCACGGTGCTGATCGTGCTGACCATCCTGATCCTGGTCTACCGCAACGTCGTGGCGATGATCATGCCCTTGCTGATGATCGCCGTCTCGCTCGGGGTGGCCCAGGCCGCCGTGGCCGGCCTCGGTGACCTGGGACTGCTCGGGCTGGGGCCGCAGACGTTGGTGCTGATGACCGCGGTGATGATTGGCGCGGGTGTCGACTACGCCATCTTTCTGTTCACTCGCTATCACGAGTACATCCGCACCGGCTTGAGTTCAGACGAGGCGGTGATCTCCGCCCTCGGATCGATCGGAAAGGTGATCGCGGGATCCGCGGGAACCACCGCGCTCGCGTTCTACGGATTGGCCTTCACTCAGCTGGCCGTCTTCTCCACCGTCGGCCCCGCGCTGTCGGTCACCGTCATCGTGGGCTTTCTCGCGTCGATCACGCTGCTGCCCGCGATGGTCACGCTCGTCGGCCGTCGCGGCTGGGTCAAACCGCGCAAGGACCTGACCGGCCCGTGGTGGCGGCGATCCGGGCAGCACATCGTGCGCCGGCCGCTCACGCACCTGGCCGCCAGCTTGGTGATCCTGATCGCCCTGGCCGCCTGCGCGTCTTTGATCACCTACAACTACGACGACAGAAAGAACCTGCCCGCCGACGCCGAAAGCAACCTCGGCTACGACGCTTTGGCCGAGCACTTCCCGGTCAGCAGCACGGTCCCGCAGTTCCTCTTCATCCAGTCGTCCAAGAATCTGCGTAGCCCCAGGGCGCTGGCGATCATGGAGGAGATGGCGCACCGGATCAGCCAGCTGCCCGATATCGACATGGTGCGCGGCATCACCAGACCCACCGGCCAAGTCATCGAACAGGCCAAAGCCACCTATCAGGCCGGCGAAGTGGGAAGCAAACTGGGCCAGGCGTCTGATCTCATCACCGAGAACGATGCGAACCTGGACTTGCTGGCCGGCGGGTCGCACAAACTCGCCGACACGCTCGACCAACTCCGCGACAGCGTGGTCGGCGGGGTCATCACGGTGCGGCCGCTGGTGAACGCCCTGGCCGCGATGCAACAACAGTTCGGCGGATCGAAGACACTCGACGAAATCGACAAGACGGCGACGTTGGTCGAGAACATGCGTTCCCTCGGCGAGGCGATCGGCGTCAACACCACCCGGATCACCGATATCCACGCCTGGGCGACTCCCATGGTCAACGCCCTCAACGCCAACCCGGCCTGCGACGTCGATCCCGGTTGCGTCGCTTCGCGCCAGGATCTGCGCGAGCTCACCGCGCCGGAGAACGCCGCGACGGTACAACGAATCGCCGAACTCGGTCGCGAGCTCGAAGGCACCGAGGGCACCCAAACCCTTGACGAGACCCTGCGCTCCGTGAGCGAGAGCATGGAGACCGCGACCGACGCGGCCCGTCAGCTGGGGATGGACAAGCCGGGCAACGTGGCACAGCAGCTCGCCACCGTCGAACAGGGGGCGAACCTGCTCGCCGATTCGAGCCGTGCGCTCGCGATCGGCACTCAGCTTCTGGTCAACCAGACCAAGGTGATGGGCGGCGGATTGGATCAGGCTTCGGCGTTCCTGGAGGCCATGAGGCGCGATTCGGCCGACCCGCCGATGTCCGGGTTCCACATTCCGCCGCAGATTCTTACCCAGCCGGAATTCCAAAAGGCCGCATCGCTTTTCATTTCGCCGGACGGTCACTCGGCGCGTTTTCTGGTGCAGACGGCGCTGGACCCGTTCGGCACCGAAGCAATGGACCAGGTCGCGGAGGTCATCGACGCAGCCGAAAGTGCGCGACCCAACACGATTCTGGCCGACGCCGATATCTCGATGGTGGGATTCTCCTCCGTGCAGAACGAGATCCGCGGTTACTACAGCGGCGACGTCAAGCTGATCATGATCTTCACCCTCGTCGTCGTGTTCGTGGTCCTGATCCTGTTGCTGCGTTCCCTCATCGCGCCGCTCTACCTCGTCGGAACGGTCGTGTTGTCCTACCTGTCGGCACTTGGGATCGGGGTGGTGTTCTTCCAGTTCATCCTCGGACAGGACATGGCATGGAGCGTGCCGGGAATGACGTTCCTGGTCTTGGTGGCGGTCGGGGCCGACTACAACCTTCTGCTCATTTCTCGTATTCGCGACGAGGCGCATCTCGGTATGGGGCCCGCGGTCGTGCGCACCATCGGCGCGACCGGTGGCGTGATCACCTCGGCGGGCCTGATCTTCGCGGCGTCGATGTTCGGCCTGACCTTCAGCAGCCTCGCCGCTCTCGTGCAAGTCGGCTTCGTCATCGGGGTGGGCCTGCTGCTGGACACCTTCGTCGTGCGCACCGTCACCGTGCCCGCGATCGCCGTCCTGCTCGGAAACCTCAACTGGTGGCCGTCGAAACCACCAGCCCTCGTCAAGAAGGACGACCAACAGCCCCCGCAGCCCCCGGAGGAACCACCGACCGAGGTACTCAGCACGGTTCCGGCCGAGTCGATGGCGAGACGGAGCGTCGGCGCCCGGCGCCCGACAAGGACGACGGGCCGGTTCGCCAAGCCGCATCGATCACCCGCGCGGCCGGTGGGATCGGGTGTGACGTACTGA
- a CDS encoding ABC transporter permease, producing MNPSASPRSSLLTESLLFAGRHANHWRNMPAIPIQSLLLPTLLLLVYYLLVGESMVAISGTDNLQALVPMCALAGGMFGALGAGFSVPFERASGLLSRWWTFPVHRASVIVGRLIAEAVRTLVAAALITAVGVALGLRFASGWIAVIPFLLVPVLVVLVFSTVILTFALSAGPNVNAVFTYLATGSVGLVFASSGVAPVGMYPSWMQPLIQYQPMSVAIDSMRAFVEGTSPVLPLTLTVVWFLALAAVFGPLAVRRYRLAAEAG from the coding sequence GTGAACCCCAGCGCGTCGCCTCGGTCCTCGCTGCTCACCGAGAGCCTGTTGTTCGCCGGCCGGCACGCCAACCACTGGCGGAACATGCCCGCGATTCCGATTCAGAGCCTGTTGCTTCCGACGCTGCTGCTGCTCGTCTACTACCTGCTCGTCGGCGAGTCGATGGTGGCGATTTCCGGCACCGACAACCTCCAGGCGTTGGTGCCGATGTGCGCATTGGCCGGTGGAATGTTCGGTGCGCTCGGCGCGGGCTTTTCCGTTCCCTTCGAACGAGCCAGCGGCCTGCTCAGCCGCTGGTGGACCTTTCCGGTGCACCGGGCCAGCGTGATCGTCGGCAGGCTCATCGCCGAGGCCGTGCGCACACTGGTGGCCGCCGCACTGATCACCGCCGTCGGTGTCGCGCTCGGCCTTCGATTCGCCAGCGGCTGGATCGCGGTGATTCCTTTCCTGCTGGTGCCGGTTCTCGTGGTCCTCGTGTTCTCCACCGTCATCCTGACATTCGCCCTCTCGGCGGGACCCAACGTCAACGCCGTGTTCACCTATCTCGCAACAGGATCCGTCGGACTGGTGTTCGCCAGCTCCGGCGTGGCCCCGGTCGGGATGTACCCATCGTGGATGCAGCCCTTGATTCAATACCAACCGATGTCGGTGGCGATCGACTCGATGCGGGCCTTCGTCGAAGGGACCTCACCCGTCTTACCGTTGACATTGACCGTCGTCTGGTTCCTTGCGCTCGCCGCGGTGTTCGGACCGCTGGCCGTCCGCAGATACCGCCTCGCCGCCGAGGCCGGTTAG
- a CDS encoding ABC transporter permease, with protein MTAVTVLTERVVLSSLRDHDLLFGVATPIVTFLGFTFALQNVINTGGMSYPQYIVPAVVVQSMLFGALTTTERAAKDRRLGIGVRLHTLAISAAAPLMARMLYCLFRGALAIAAAIATAYLFGFRMMGGAFYAAAFVAVALLLTLALSLGADAMGSYGYTLDAVSQLLLIPQLLLVLLSTGMAPVSAFPDWIEPFVRHQPVSHVTETLRGLALGNVSGINLAATLAWSVGLLVVFGAIALRMQRRTQ; from the coding sequence ATGACCGCGGTCACCGTGCTGACCGAGCGCGTGGTGCTTTCCTCACTGCGCGATCATGACCTGCTGTTCGGGGTGGCGACGCCGATCGTCACCTTCCTGGGCTTCACCTTCGCCCTGCAGAACGTGATCAACACCGGCGGCATGAGCTACCCCCAGTACATCGTGCCTGCCGTGGTCGTCCAGTCGATGCTCTTCGGCGCGCTGACCACCACCGAGCGAGCCGCGAAAGACCGTCGGCTCGGGATCGGTGTCCGGCTGCACACGCTGGCCATCAGCGCCGCCGCCCCGCTGATGGCCCGGATGCTGTACTGCCTGTTCCGCGGCGCCCTCGCCATCGCGGCGGCCATCGCCACCGCCTATCTGTTCGGGTTCCGGATGATGGGCGGCGCGTTTTACGCAGCGGCGTTTGTCGCGGTTGCGCTGCTGCTGACACTCGCCTTGTCCCTGGGCGCGGACGCGATGGGGTCCTACGGCTACACGCTGGATGCGGTGAGCCAGCTTCTTCTCATTCCGCAACTGCTCCTGGTCCTGCTTTCCACGGGTATGGCGCCGGTTTCGGCGTTCCCGGACTGGATCGAGCCCTTCGTGCGGCACCAGCCTGTCTCGCACGTGACCGAGACGCTGCGCGGGCTTGCCCTCGGCAACGTTTCGGGCATCAACCTGGCGGCCACCCTGGCATGGTCTGTGGGCCTGCTCGTGGTGTTCGGTGCGATCGCGCTGCGGATGCAACGGCGGACACAGTGA
- a CDS encoding ATP-binding cassette domain-containing protein: MIELDGVAKTFDGSVSALRDVSFFVPTGSVCALLGHNGAGKTTLVKILATLLRPTAGRAVVSGFDVVRQPGQVRESIGLTAQDAALDQVLTGRENLVLFGRLRGLRRQEARQRAEELIERFDMRQAADRPVFTYSGGMRRRIDIAAALVVPPRVLFLDEPTTGLDPRSRRDVWALVASLKAQNITVLLTTQYLDEADVLSDSVVILDGGRVVARGTAEDLKRRMGFGYCEVTPLNPADLNRVFGLVADIEGAEIDAAANTVSVPARDGAATLVMVLRRIEQLEIELLDISLRKPSLDEVFLHLTPSSVTV; encoded by the coding sequence GTGATCGAGCTAGATGGCGTAGCCAAGACCTTCGACGGGTCGGTGTCCGCTTTGCGGGACGTCAGTTTTTTCGTGCCCACGGGGTCGGTCTGCGCTTTGCTTGGCCATAACGGCGCCGGCAAGACGACGCTCGTCAAGATTCTGGCGACTTTGCTGCGCCCAACCGCTGGTCGAGCAGTGGTTTCGGGCTTCGACGTCGTCCGGCAGCCCGGGCAGGTACGGGAGAGCATCGGGCTGACCGCCCAAGATGCGGCCCTGGACCAGGTGCTCACCGGCCGCGAGAACCTCGTGCTGTTCGGGCGGCTGCGCGGGCTGCGTCGCCAGGAGGCGCGTCAGCGCGCCGAGGAGCTGATCGAGCGGTTCGACATGCGCCAGGCCGCCGACCGCCCGGTGTTCACCTATTCGGGGGGCATGCGGCGCCGCATCGACATCGCGGCCGCCCTGGTGGTTCCACCCCGGGTGCTGTTCCTCGACGAACCCACCACCGGTTTGGACCCGCGCAGCCGCCGCGACGTGTGGGCGTTGGTGGCGTCGTTGAAAGCTCAGAACATCACCGTCCTGCTGACCACGCAGTATCTCGACGAAGCCGACGTGCTCAGCGATTCCGTCGTCATTCTCGACGGCGGGCGCGTCGTCGCCCGCGGGACGGCCGAGGACCTCAAGCGCCGCATGGGTTTCGGCTACTGCGAGGTGACCCCGCTCAACCCGGCCGATCTGAACCGGGTGTTCGGCTTGGTCGCCGACATCGAGGGTGCCGAGATCGACGCGGCCGCCAACACCGTGTCGGTGCCGGCCCGCGACGGTGCGGCGACGCTGGTCATGGTGCTGCGCCGGATCGAACAGCTGGAAATCGAGCTGCTGGACATATCGCTTCGCAAGCCGTCGTTGGACGAGGTGTTCTTGCACCTGACCCCGTCGAGTGTCACGGTATGA
- a CDS encoding methyltransferase domain-containing protein: protein MRAAVKFYVSKPIKDTFFHWAYDRWRLPFRDKYLPFVDGKCGLEVGGPSLVFSSKLPVYRHVRSLDGVNFATDTIWEGRLEAGDTFEFFGDKAGRQFIAEATDLTEIETDQYDFLLSSNCLEHVANPIKALIEWKRVIRPGGALVLVLPNKVSNFDHRRPVTSFDHLLDDFNNDVGEDDLTHLDEILQLHDLALDPPAGTPAEFRQRSLENASNRTLHHHVFDAQLVDDLLRHLDLEIVDITAAHTDFFALARKKTAPSL, encoded by the coding sequence ATGCGAGCAGCGGTCAAGTTCTATGTTTCGAAGCCGATAAAGGACACCTTTTTCCATTGGGCGTATGACCGTTGGCGGCTGCCGTTTCGGGACAAATATCTGCCGTTTGTCGACGGTAAATGCGGATTAGAGGTAGGCGGCCCGAGCCTCGTGTTCAGCAGCAAACTGCCGGTCTATAGGCATGTGCGCTCGCTGGACGGGGTCAACTTCGCGACAGACACGATCTGGGAAGGGCGACTAGAGGCGGGGGACACGTTCGAGTTCTTCGGCGATAAGGCCGGTCGGCAGTTCATCGCCGAGGCTACCGACCTGACCGAAATCGAAACCGATCAATACGATTTCTTGCTCTCCTCGAACTGTCTTGAGCACGTCGCCAACCCCATCAAGGCACTCATCGAATGGAAGCGGGTCATCCGGCCGGGCGGCGCTTTGGTGCTCGTTTTGCCGAACAAGGTGAGCAACTTCGATCACCGGCGGCCTGTTACGAGCTTCGACCACCTACTGGACGATTTCAACAACGACGTCGGGGAGGACGATCTCACCCATCTCGACGAGATTCTGCAGCTTCACGACCTGGCGTTGGACCCGCCCGCGGGGACCCCGGCGGAGTTCAGGCAGCGGAGCCTCGAGAACGCGTCCAACAGGACGCTGCATCACCACGTGTTCGATGCCCAACTCGTCGACGACCTGCTGCGCCACCTCGATCTCGAGATCGTCGACATCACTGCGGCGCATACCGACTTCTTCGCGCTCGCCAGAAAGAAGACGGCACCATCCTTGTGA
- a CDS encoding rhamnan synthesis F family protein yields the protein MSLREAIRYRFDGDALRFICETHQELPSQPPHDRRTLVLFAHFDPHGVVDPYVVYYLQALHALGATILFVSGSPTLARDSVDPIRPLCAGIYTRRTLTLDFGSWHLAWCILHERGWSLEQFDRFVLANDSVYGPLFPLREMWESFSGADMYGAIESRERGHHLQSFFLAWDLNSRTRPFLDDFWRRFQYIDDKWWIIRLYEVGLSKRARRAGLSMKAYASLAAIRASYARSPAHPWAEKLSGRPTNATLFFWDGLIEQLRFPFLKTVLPRHNVPWHDSMAQLRDFIETHTSYPYGLIQSNVDRLACGPPTWRRPPAAPRRSR from the coding sequence GTGAGTCTGCGCGAGGCCATCCGTTACCGATTTGACGGTGACGCACTACGTTTCATCTGCGAGACGCATCAAGAATTGCCTTCTCAACCACCACACGACCGCAGGACCCTCGTTCTGTTCGCGCATTTCGATCCGCACGGCGTCGTGGATCCTTATGTCGTCTACTACTTGCAGGCACTGCATGCGCTCGGCGCGACGATTCTGTTCGTCTCCGGATCCCCTACGCTTGCACGGGATTCAGTCGACCCTATCCGCCCGCTGTGCGCCGGCATATACACCCGCCGTACCCTCACCCTCGATTTCGGTTCCTGGCATCTCGCATGGTGCATCCTTCACGAGCGTGGCTGGTCACTCGAGCAGTTCGACCGGTTTGTCTTGGCCAACGACAGCGTCTACGGCCCGCTGTTTCCACTCCGGGAGATGTGGGAGTCGTTCAGCGGAGCCGACATGTACGGTGCAATCGAGAGCCGTGAAAGGGGCCACCACCTTCAGTCCTTCTTTCTCGCCTGGGACCTCAACTCGCGCACCCGGCCGTTTCTCGACGATTTCTGGCGCAGATTCCAGTACATCGACGACAAGTGGTGGATCATCCGGCTATACGAGGTCGGCTTGTCCAAGCGGGCCCGGAGGGCGGGCCTGTCCATGAAGGCCTATGCCTCTCTCGCTGCCATCAGAGCGTCGTATGCACGCTCGCCGGCGCATCCGTGGGCTGAGAAGCTGTCCGGGCGGCCGACGAACGCCACCCTTTTCTTCTGGGACGGTCTCATCGAGCAGCTGCGTTTCCCGTTCCTCAAAACGGTCCTCCCGCGCCACAACGTTCCGTGGCACGACTCGATGGCACAGCTGCGGGACTTCATCGAGACACACACGAGCTATCCGTACGGGCTGATCCAATCGAACGTGGACCGCCTTGCCTGTGGGCCGCCGACTTGGCGCAGGCCACCTGCCGCGCCGCGGCGCAGCAGGTGA